One window of Nicotiana tomentosiformis chromosome 11, ASM39032v3, whole genome shotgun sequence genomic DNA carries:
- the LOC138901307 gene encoding uncharacterized protein produces the protein MAPQKRERTGQGANTALGMAVDHLFDDAGEHPRGEDNPRTSTLPDSTTPDLATPVPTPTEGATVPPPNIPIPPPAPASSSGISDRDLKGAIQMLTQIVASQAQSTNIAPTSSSPQGDSTSSRVNRFLRLDPPVFTGANPEEDPYDFIDEMYKTLRVMRATEMEGVELAAYHLKGVAYSWFEMWEDSWEEGSPPVRWSEFVDAFIDHFLPPETRSACAAEFKNLKQGIRSVWEYHMEFARLSKYVIHMLPTMEARVRRFVQSLSPLVINEATTTALNSDMNYGEMVAFAQAIEDRKLKNRREQEATSKARSAGNFGESFGGGRSAFREGHQGYPSLMLSLQGRSGGRFPQQRRPLCPRCGKMHSEICYMDLPICYGCVLRGHIQREYHSSHQGEGRGTAQPSSSTAATS, from the coding sequence ATGGCACCTCAGAAGAGagaaagaactggccaaggagccaacaCTGCCTTAGGAATGGCAGTTGACCATTTATTTGATGATGCAggtgaacacccgaggggtgaggataatccccggACTTCTACACTACCTGATTCTACTACACCGGACCTggccacaccagttcctacacctactgagggtgcgacggttcctccacctaatattccgattccacctccagccccagcttctaGCTCTGGTATTTCAGATAGGGATCTTaagggagctattcagatgctgactcagatagtggcttctcaggcccaaagcACGAATATTGCACCCACATCTTCTAGCCCccaaggggattctactagttctaggGTAAACAGGTTTCTGCGGTTGGATCCTCCGGTattcacgggtgctaatcccgaggaggacccatatgacttcattgatgagatgtataagactctccgggttatgcgcgctactgagatggagggagtggagttggctgcCTACCACctaaaaggggtggcctattcttggtttgagatgtgggaggactctTGGGAAgaggggagccctccagtgagatggagtgagtttgttgatgcctttatagaccattttTTGCCTCCCGAGACTAGGTCAGCCTGTGCCGCAGAGTTTAAGAATCTTAAGCAAGGTAttaggagtgtgtgggagtatcacatggagttcgcgcgcctgtcaaaatatgttattcacatgttgcctactatggaggctagagtgcgtcggTTTGTGCAGAGCCTTAGCCCTTTAGTTATCAATGAGGCcactacaactgccttgaattcagatatgaactatggggaaatggtagcatttgctcaagctataGAGGACCGCAAGTTGAAGAACAGAAGGGAGCAAGAGGCTACCAGCAaagcccggtccgcgggcaactttggggagtcatttggtgggggaagatcagctttcagggagggtcatcagggctatcccagtcttatgctcagtcttcagggccgatcaggagggagattccctCAGCAGCGAAGGCCCTtatgccccaggtgtgggaagatgcactcggagatctgctacatggacttacctatatgttacgggtgcgtattgaggggtcatattcagagggagtatCATTCATCCCACCAAGGTGAAGGCAGGGGCACAGCACAGCCATCCAGTTCTACAGCTGCTACATCTTAA